The genomic region gatcattcATGAGCAAACGGAAACATATTTCACACCTAAACCTTAGCAAACAATTGAATAAAACACGACATCTTTCCAAGGAAAAGTAAGTTCCAGGACAACAGGTAGGACAGGAAGTCTTATAGAAAACTTATACCAGTAGCTAGCAAACAACGATTTACAATTACGAGCGGGAAGCGGATGCAGCTTTCTACATCACCCGATGTACCTTTTACTATTTCGCATCCTGTACGACATGGCAACGACATCGTTAGACCACCGTTCAGAGAGTGATTCCGTTTTTCGAACTAGttttatccattttctaaTGTTTACCCTTCTCTTCAGCTACCCTTTTTCTAATCTTAAAACCATGGTTGTATGGTGCCTCTTGTTGCTTTACGGTACTCTCCGCCAAATCGCTTGCGTGAATCGTAGCTAAACGATTGGCATGTATCGACGAAACTAGCATAATGTAGGCAGCGGTTCCAATGCTGGGAAAAGCTCCATGGCCGTTAGGGGAAGAACAATTCCTCACAGTAGAATCGAACACTAGGCGCCAAACGTTACTGAAACCACGATCATTTACTACGAGTTCAAACAGttgttcaaaaattcgaacaCCCATAATTATGTAGATAGATGAACGTTTTAACGGATACCGAAACCCCGATCCCTGACCATATAGAAAAATATACCTTCTtgcgggaaaaaaacatactgaAAGAATGTGACCTGGCGATGCGTACatacaaaatatttgaaaacaaaacactcgtaacattatttcataaaaatagttgttttaaAAACGGATGTGGAACGGATGGTAGAAAACGATCCCAAACGTACGTACATTATCGCAGTTATCGAAAATTCTTAGTGTGTTAGTACAGGAAATTATTTATGAATTCAATGGCATGGTAATGGCATAGCTTTTTGGGATATTTAAAGGAAATATGTCCAACACAAAAAACCCGATACTCAAAACTCTGGATGAGAAGCTCGAGCTCGAACTCTTCAAGAAAAGTAAACGCGACATGTGCACAGCTGCGTATGGAATTATGAAAAACAGTAAAGTAGCAGGAAAAAGGGACAAATTAAAGATTCAAACGCGAAATAACGGAAATACATTACGAGCCGGGACAATGGTGGCATGTTGCACTATTTCGCTGTTacggaataaaataaagactAAATGATAACAATACACTTACCAATGGGGATTTGCTGTACACTCCTTTTCTTGTGTTCACTTTCTCGCGGGTCATTCTTCTCGTTCACTACTTCTTCGCGGGGTGATAttcgaaaggaaagaaaaaaatcctaaAACCACTAGGTAAGGCGGCAAAATATGTCGCATCGGTCACCGGAACGGAGGCTTCTCTTTTATTCCATGTAATCTATTTCAGTCTCAGAGGAACGAAAGCACGGGAGCACCTTTCTTGTTCCACTTTATTCCGGAAGATGGTTAGTTTGCTCTTTTGCTTCCGGACGTTGGGCGTGATGTTATTCCCGAAAGGATGGATTCTTTGTAACTTCTGAAGCTAACAAAATCGGTCACATAAATAACAGTGACACAATAGCACATACACCTCCGATGAGTGTCGTTGATGAGATGAATGGtcaatcgaaaaacaaattagttAATTAACGGGAAATTATGGGTAGATGGGTGACGTTTACGCAACCAGCTTTGACCGCGTGGTGAATGCAACGTAGGCAACGAAACCGACCAGACCGGTGGCCAGGATTTCCGAGTTGATCCAAGGACCCTTGTACGCACCGGAGAAGTGAACCGAAACGGTCGTGAGGGGCTTCACCGAATGAACGTCCTCGCCGGCCCGCTGCGCCTTACGCACCGCGGCGAACGATTCCTCGTCGAACAGGCGGATCGTGTACGTTCCGCTGCCGGCCTTCTTGATCTCCTCATTCCAGCTGACCTGAAGGTGACAAACCACGTATGTATGTTATTAGAATACCTCTTTTCCTCGGCAGAAAGTGCACTTACCTGGTACTTGTTTTCACCGAGACGCACAACCGGTGCCAACTTGCCGAGGACCTCGGCGAACAGGGGCAGCTTCTCAGCACCAGCGTTCGAGCACTTCAGTGTGAACTCCGTCACGAAACCGATCTGGCTCACAATCGTGGCATCCGACGTGGAAtagaaatttgtttgaacCTGGGGATTCGTGCAGGAGGTTGCCGTGGCAAAGCCCAACACAGAGCAGGACAGCGCAATCGTAGCTAGCACAAACTTGAACattttgttggttggttggttgcttAATGCACAAACTAGCGTTACTCGTAGGTAAGAGGATGGCGATTTGTTGATCGCAATGCGAAAACACGGTGGCGTACTGTACCGGGGACTGAATTTGACTGCGAATATTGACTTGTTGGATCTTTGACATTCCAACGTGGATGTTCACGACAGCAAGGTTACTAGAGTGAAGCAGTACTTGCTGCATAAGGTTAGTACAATGAATTGACAGACAAATAAAGTGCCATTTTAAAATCTTGATTTCGAAACAATCGTTGATAGCAAAATGTTCAATTCATAGGAGGACCCAAAATGGGTCTTCGGAATCTTTTTGAGGCCATTTATTGACGACGCCTTTCGTATGAATATTCAtataaatttactttattgTACGATTCACCTCTTGTCAGTGTCTCCCATAAAGTCAATAAATTCTGATGGATAGtagcgttttcctttttatttgtcaTTATTCTTTAAACAACTGGGTATCGAAATCATAATAACACAAAACCAACACCTCTTCTTCATTATACTTGTTATGCATACATATTCTGCTTGTTCAATATTCAAAGAAAAGAgctgttaaaaatattatcacaTATCTTTGGGCGGATTTCATGGTGTGAACTTATATTGGGAAACACTGTACTTCACTGCGATTTAACGGCTGCGTTCGTTCGTACGCAGCCGTTGGCTGCACACAGCTTAGAGGTTGCTATAACAATGTCAAGGTTGATAAATACTTATTCGAATCCGTTCGTTTCTAGttttgaatggttttaaatgCTTTTCCAATCGAAATATGGTAAATCATGCCCATTCAACTTACACTTGTGTAGCAATTCAATTTTAACAGCtctttggtttgattttcattgGTGTTCCAGCGTAACTCTTCGCCATGGGACATGTATTGTTAACTGATTATTAACTGGTTTCGTATTTAAATTCCTCCGGATCATTTCTAGTACACATCCATTCCGGCGCAAAGACAGAGACAATTAAGATTGACCGCCCGTCTATCACGGGCACGCAACTCAAGCCAGCGTTTCTGATTCGGAACAAACATCTCCGGGGGCAGTGGTGCTTTCTCGTCGGCAGTTTCTGAAACGATATGATCATTTGTTACTTGATTTGTTACTTGAACTTGATTTGTTACTTTGAACAGGTTTTCCTACCATCGCTCTTTTTGCCCGCTTTCGATGGACTTGGCAAAATGGATATGGTTTCCTCGGGTTTGCGCAGCAACAGTTTGCCCACCCCTTCGCACATCCGCAGCACCTCGTGGTGGCTCAGCGTATCCCGTAACCGTTCGTCCAGCGCCTCGCACGCATTGATCCACTCGGCAACGCCATCAAAGTCCTTCAGCAGATTCAATGCCCCGGCACTGCTGaacttggtcttcttcatgtAGATGTGATCCAACCACGCCTCGCAGATGATCTTGAGCGTTAGCTTCAGTATTTCGATATCCTTCGTCGCCTGGATGACCGGCAGATAGATCTGGTTGAAAAAGTACGAGACATACTCGTTGGCACGCTCCTGCAGGGCCTCCGTCTGCCAGTGCTTAAAGTACGGGAAGCAGAGCGTCAGCGAGGCCAAACTCGTCGTGCGGCAGACCGCCGCCAGCACGTCGATGCATTCGGTGCAGGTTGCTTTTagtttgataatattttcctTGATCTCCGATACCAGTTTCGCCCGGAGTGCTACGCAAACCTGAACCTGCACCTCGAGCGGATCGTCCGCCGATAGCTCCGGCACGCGGATGTACTGCAGCTGCTCCAGGCACAGCCCGATGTCGCTGTGGACCACCTTGAAGAACATCATCATGTTCCAGTCGGTGCACAGTGATCGGGCCTTGTTCGCCGCCCAGATACGCATCGAGTGAATGGAATGATCGAGCCTATGCAGGACCGGAATCTGTTCGACAAGCGGTAGCTCGTTGGCGATCGTACCGATGTCACAGGTGTTTGAGAGCTGCACCAGCTGGTAAAGAAGCTCGCTCCAAACTTTGCCGCAAATTGTTCCTTCAACCTGAAATGGCATAACGTAGGTATCATTAAGATCGGTAGAATGTAATACCATTGTTTGGACATACATTTACGCTCTTTCCGCAAAACTCACTCTCCTCAAACGGAAAGTCTACCGGCAGGCTCGAAGAGACCACCGCCAACCGGAACTGCTTGTCCCAGATCGTGCTCGTCACGTGTACGGTCAGCGTTTCACCCAGTCCCTTCAGTGTCGAAAGAATCGGTTCTGGTGCTTCGTCCGGCAGCAGCAACGATAACCACTCGCGCAAATACTTTGCACAGGCCGCCGGACGGCAGGCCAACGGAGACGAGCTCCACCACAGCACCACGTGCTCCAGCGTACCACCGATCTGCGTCCAAAGGCCTCGACTTCCCCGGTTCACCCACTTGAGCAGTTCCGATTTCGTGAGCTCCCGATCGAACGCCGACGGGCAGAACTTGATCACCTTCATTATGACGTTTGCGACGAAAATCTCCTCGTCGGCGATCAGATTTTCCAGCAGATCCATCCCGTCCGGTTCGTTCACGAGATAGTTGATGGAGTTGTACGCCACCGCTTCGGCGGCCATCTCGTCGAAGAAGTTTATAGCGGGATCCTAGCGAAccaaagaagggaaaaacatttgtttttaaaccgaaTCTCGACGAACACCATCCCACAACCTTACATTGTGCTCCGATGCATCCGGTTCGCGAGCTTCCGGCCTAATgattggcgtaacgaccaccTGCCTTCCCGGCGTCATCTTTGGACGCGCGTGAATATCACCACTCGAGATCATGTTCACGCTCGCCTTCCGCCGCACGTTCATCTCCTCCTGGATCGGATCGATGTGCTTTCCCCCTTCAGGACCCTGCAGGTTGGTCGTTAGCGCTCGTAGGATCTCCACGCTCGATGTGTCGGAAACGTTGTCCTCGTGCGCCACCGTCAGCGCACCCTTGCAGGTGGTCAGCAGACAGTTGATCAGCGTACTGCAGCACTCTTCCGCCCGCTGCTTGGTGATGATCTGCAGGATCATCCCGATGTCGATCTTTTTCGGCGCCGACATGAGCGACGGGAACGAGTTGCTGCAGATCTGAGCGTTGGTCTGCGTGCGCGCTTGCGTTGTTTTCTGCGCCAGGATGACACTCTCGTTGTGAAGCGTGCAGAGCAGCAGGGCCCCGTCGACGACAACCTCCGAGCTGAAGGTGGCAGCAAGCATGAGCTTTATCTGCGGGCAATCACAAACACAAGAAACATCCATCATAACGTCTCCCCGTTGGAGAACAACTCCTCCGACCGAGCCCTCCCTTTACCCACCATTTTGTTAATGATGAAAATCAGCTGAAAGTTGCGCTTCCGCAGGTTCTGCCGTATCAGGTGGGCCTTCCGGTTGAGCAGGATCTTGAAAAAACTACGCTCCACGTTCTTGTCCGCCGACGAGGCCGACATCCGAATGAGGCGCGTCTGGACGTGGGCCGACCGTTCGAAGCATTCGCGACTTTGTTGTAGCAACCGTTCGAATTCCTGTTCGACAGCAACGAGGGGATGTGCGGGTGATTAGGTGTGCGGGTCCGGAACATATacatttgaatgaaattcGCAAGGACGCGATGGATTCGACCGGCCGTGCTCCTAGACGAGCAAGTATGCTACACCACGTGGCGCTAGCTTTAATCCTTAAGAGGTAACGGATGTGACCGAACCTTTTCGTTCCGGAGTTCGCGTTCCGTGCTGGACGGATTTTGCGCACCGAAACATTGTGGGCTTGGCTTGGTGGAGGAAACACTGAGTGGCACTTCCCcaccggcggcggtggtggtggtgttggtgtgcaTGCCCTTCGATCACGAACAGCCTGTTTAGCTGTATTTCATT from Anopheles coustani chromosome 3, idAnoCousDA_361_x.2, whole genome shotgun sequence harbors:
- the LOC131272083 gene encoding translocon-associated protein subunit delta, which produces MFKFVLATIALSCSVLGFATATSCTNPQVQTNFYSTSDATIVSQIGFVTEFTLKCSNAGAEKLPLFAEVLGKLAPVVRLGENKYQVSWNEEIKKAGSGTYTIRLFDEESFAAVRKAQRAGEDVHSVKPLTTVSVHFSGAYKGPWINSEILATGLVGFVAYVAFTTRSKLVA
- the LOC131272082 gene encoding uncharacterized protein LOC131272082 codes for the protein MNTSKWLPKQHQEVIKLFEQSRQLERELRILGKKFATDINIDLPDYYEFERLLQQSRECFERSAHVQTRLIRMSASSADKNVERSFFKILLNRKAHLIRQNLRKRNFQLIFIINKMIKLMLAATFSSEVVVDGALLLCTLHNESVILAQKTTQARTQTNAQICSNSFPSLMSAPKKIDIGMILQIITKQRAEECCSTLINCLLTTCKGALTVAHEDNVSDTSSVEILRALTTNLQGPEGGKHIDPIQEEMNVRRKASVNMISSGDIHARPKMTPGRQVVVTPIIRPEAREPDASEHNDPAINFFDEMAAEAVAYNSINYLVNEPDGMDLLENLIADEEIFVANVIMKVIKFCPSAFDRELTKSELLKWVNRGSRGLWTQIGGTLEHVVLWWSSSPLACRPAACAKYLREWLSLLLPDEAPEPILSTLKGLGETLTVHVTSTIWDKQFRLAVVSSSLPVDFPFEESEFCGKSVNVEGTICGKVWSELLYQLVQLSNTCDIGTIANELPLVEQIPVLHRLDHSIHSMRIWAANKARSLCTDWNMMMFFKVVHSDIGLCLEQLQYIRVPELSADDPLEVQVQVCVALRAKLVSEIKENIIKLKATCTECIDVLAAVCRTTSLASLTLCFPYFKHWQTEALQERANEYVSYFFNQIYLPVIQATKDIEILKLTLKIICEAWLDHIYMKKTKFSSAGALNLLKDFDGVAEWINACEALDERLRDTLSHHEVLRMCEGVGKLLLRKPEETISILPSPSKAGKKSDETADEKAPLPPEMFVPNQKRWLELRARDRRAVNLNCLCLCAGMDVY